A DNA window from Anastrepha ludens isolate Willacy chromosome 6, idAnaLude1.1, whole genome shotgun sequence contains the following coding sequences:
- the LOC128866071 gene encoding uncharacterized protein LOC128866071 isoform X1 yields the protein MADDPNRSRLYQYQHDRSRFACIVYTLAVVFFALSIIQWIIMIAISNWFFSVFSSNSDGLRDFITDFYYISIVALFISMILVTAFVFFENLRFAAPINWLIAVIIVLMTTWGLSRAIVEPNLALFVITVVVVLLLTLMFILFGIFINHDLTLDVVIMFVAAVIFFITSVFFVMMQLLAGVKVAFYIYSIFILLTVLMFLMYHAQTINGYRYAEMRINDYLLAALIIYHDMTLLLIMSFYLIAKLYALAGGNGLSLYGESCCANMTNAQNRTYYSENRAMFL from the exons ATGGCGGATGATCCTAATAGATCACGTCTGTATCAATACCAGCACGACCGTTCGAGATTTGCTTGCATCGTCTACACCTTGGCTGTAGTCTTTTTCGCGCTCTCCATCATTCAATGGATAATCATGATCGCAAT ATCAAActggtttttttctgttttctcaTCCAACAGCGATGGATTGCGAGACTTTATTACTGATTTCTACTATATTTCAATAGTTGCGCTTTTTATCAGCATGATACTGGTGACTGCCTTTGTGTTCTTTGAGAATCTACGCTTTGCGGCACCAATAAATTGGTTAATAGCAGTAATAATC GTCCTGATGACAACTTGGGGCCTTTCACGAGCCATTGTCGAACCAAATCTAGCGCTATTCGTCATAACTGTAGTAGTCGTGCTTCTCTTGACCCTGATGTTCATCCTATTTGGTATATTTATTAAC CACGATTTAACACTGGATGTGGTGATAATGTTTGTGGCTgcagttatattttttattacatcagTATTCTTCGTGATGATGCAACTATTAGCCGGCGTTAAGGTGGCGTTTTACATTTATTCAATATTCATTTTATTAACAGTGTTGATG TTTCTCATGTACCACGCGCAAACCATAAATGGCTATCGTTATGCTGAAATGCGAATCAATGACTATCTTCTGGCTGCACTCATCATCTACCATGATATGACTCTGCTGCTGATCATGTCCTTCTACTTGATTGCCAAATTATATGCTTTGGCTGGCGGCAATGGCTTAAGTCTATACGGTGAATCATG TTGTGCAAATATGACAAATGCTCAGAACCGAACGTATTATTCCGAAAACAGAGCGATGTttctttaa
- the LOC128866071 gene encoding uncharacterized protein LOC128866071 isoform X2, whose protein sequence is MADDPNRSRLYQYQHDRSRFACIVYTLAVVFFALSIIQWIIMIAIDGLRDFITDFYYISIVALFISMILVTAFVFFENLRFAAPINWLIAVIIVLMTTWGLSRAIVEPNLALFVITVVVVLLLTLMFILFGIFINHDLTLDVVIMFVAAVIFFITSVFFVMMQLLAGVKVAFYIYSIFILLTVLMFLMYHAQTINGYRYAEMRINDYLLAALIIYHDMTLLLIMSFYLIAKLYALAGGNGLSLYGESCCANMTNAQNRTYYSENRAMFL, encoded by the exons ATGGCGGATGATCCTAATAGATCACGTCTGTATCAATACCAGCACGACCGTTCGAGATTTGCTTGCATCGTCTACACCTTGGCTGTAGTCTTTTTCGCGCTCTCCATCATTCAATGGATAATCATGATCGCAAT CGATGGATTGCGAGACTTTATTACTGATTTCTACTATATTTCAATAGTTGCGCTTTTTATCAGCATGATACTGGTGACTGCCTTTGTGTTCTTTGAGAATCTACGCTTTGCGGCACCAATAAATTGGTTAATAGCAGTAATAATC GTCCTGATGACAACTTGGGGCCTTTCACGAGCCATTGTCGAACCAAATCTAGCGCTATTCGTCATAACTGTAGTAGTCGTGCTTCTCTTGACCCTGATGTTCATCCTATTTGGTATATTTATTAAC CACGATTTAACACTGGATGTGGTGATAATGTTTGTGGCTgcagttatattttttattacatcagTATTCTTCGTGATGATGCAACTATTAGCCGGCGTTAAGGTGGCGTTTTACATTTATTCAATATTCATTTTATTAACAGTGTTGATG TTTCTCATGTACCACGCGCAAACCATAAATGGCTATCGTTATGCTGAAATGCGAATCAATGACTATCTTCTGGCTGCACTCATCATCTACCATGATATGACTCTGCTGCTGATCATGTCCTTCTACTTGATTGCCAAATTATATGCTTTGGCTGGCGGCAATGGCTTAAGTCTATACGGTGAATCATG TTGTGCAAATATGACAAATGCTCAGAACCGAACGTATTATTCCGAAAACAGAGCGATGTttctttaa